The stretch of DNA ACGGCGCCGGTGTTGCGGCCCTTGTGCAGATCGTTGAGATAGGACACCCAGCCGCGATCGGTACGCTCGTACTCGACCACGCCGTCCGCGAGGTCCAGCGCCAGCCAGGCGTCACCGCCTGGGCGGGGGAGATCGAGGTAGATCTCGTCGTCGTACCAGTCGGCCCTGCGCCCGCCGACGCGGATGTCCAGGGCCCCGCGGAGCCACTCGCGCAGTGCCGGGGGCAGCGGCGCGCGATCGGTGGGCGCGGCCTCCGCCAGCGACGCGCGCAGCGGCCCGGGCAGCTCGGCGGTCCGGTGGGTGATGCGGGGATCGGCGCCGATCTGTGCGGCATGGTTGAGGGTGATGCCCGTCGCCGCGAAGCCCAGCATGCCGATCAGGCAGATCGCCGAGCTGATCCAGTGCCAGCGGGTGACATGTCGAAGCCAGGCCGCGCGACGCTGCGGGGCGGCGTCACCGGTCACGCCGGGGCTGCATTGATGGAATCGGGGACACGGGCGACGGGGCGGCCGGAGCGGAATCGCCTGCAATTATGAATGCGAATGATTCGCAGCACAATACCGACACCGGGCCGCCGCATGGCGGCGTGCGAGATCCGGTCGACGATCAGGCCTTGATCAGCGTGCCCACACCTTCGTCGGTGAACAGCTCCAGCAGCACCGCGTGCTCGACGCGGCCGTCGACGATGTGCACGGCGCGCACGCCGCTCTTCACCGCGTCGAGTGCGCAGGCGATCTTGGGCAGCATGCCGCCGTGGATGGTGCCGTCGGCGATCAGCGCGTCAACCTCGTGGGTGTCCAGGCCGGTCAGCAGGTTGCCGCCGGTATCGAGCACGCCGCGGATGTTCGACAGCAGCATGAGCTTCTCGGCCCTGAGCACCGAGGCGATCTTGCCCGCCACGGTATCGGCGTTGATGTTGTAAGCCGCACCGTCTTCGCCCACGCCCACCGGCGCGATCACCGGGATGAAGCCACCGGCCTCCAGATGCGTGATCACCTCGGGATCGATGGCGGCGACCTCGCCGACCTGGCCGATGTCCTCCTCGGAGGGCAGCTTGCGCGCGCGGATCAGGCCACCGTCCTTGCCGGTGAGGCCGACCGCGCGGCCGCCCTGCTGGTTGATGGCCGCGACCAGCGCCTTGTTGACGTGGCCGCCGAGCATCATCTCGACCACCTCCATGGTGGCGGCGTCGGTCACGCGCAGGCCGTTGACGAAGCGCGAGGCGATGCCCAGCTTCTCGAGATGCTGGCCGATCTGCGGGCCGCCGCCGTGCACCACAACCGGGTGGATGCCGACCAGCTTCATCAGCGTGATGTCGCGCGCGAAGGAGGTCGCCTGCTGCGGGTTCTCCATGGCGTTGCCGCCGTACTTGACGACGACCGTCCTGCCGGCGAAGCGGCGGATGTACGGCAGCGCCTCGGTGAGGACGTGCGCGACCTGCATGGCGGTATCGGCGTTGAGCGCCATCACTGCCTCCCGGACGAGCCGAAGCCGCCCTCGCCGCGCACGCTGTCGCCGAACGCCTCGACCTGCCGGAAGCGTGCCTGCACCACCGGTACCAGCACCAGCTGGGCGACGCGCTCGAAGGGCTCGACAGTGAATGCGGTCTTGCCGCGGTTCCACACCGAGATCATGAGCTCGCCCTGGTAGTCCGAGTCGATCAGCCCCACCAGATTGCCCAGCACGATGCCGTGCTTGTGGCCCAGCCCCGAGCGCGGAAGGATCACCGCCGCCATGCCCGGGTCCTGGATGTGGATCGACAGGCCGGTGCGCAGCAGCTCGGTGTCGCCCGGCTGCAGCGTCAGCGGCGCGTCGAGCAACGCGCGCAGATCGAGTCCGGCGGACCCGAAGGTGGCGTACTCGGGGATGCGGGCGCGCTCGTCGAGCACACGCAGCTCAATTTCGGTCATTCGGTTCGGCCTCGTGCGGTCGGAAGCAGCAAGCGGTCACGCATACGCGAGCCGACCTTTCGGTTCCGGGATCGTGCGGCCGAGCTCACGAGCCGTATCGATCCACTCCGCGATGACCTGCCGGGCGTTGGCGACCGCGTCCTCGTAAGTCGCGCCGTCTGCCATGCAGCCGGGCAGCTCCGGTACCTCGACCACGAAGGATTGATCCGGATCGCTCCAGTAGACGATGAGCTCATATCGAATCGACATCCGCTTCCCCCAATCGGTGCTTCACCAGCATATTGCGAACCTGTCGGACCTGGTACGGCTTGGATAGTTTGCCGCGTGGCTGCAGGTTCAATATTTCGTCGACATCAACGTGCATAAAGATGTGATGATCGCCACGGACTCGCTCGACGAACTCAAGGCGAATGAGCAGCTGTCGAAGGTCCGCGAACGCGATGTTGGTATCAGCGCTACCCGTAAAGAATCTTTCGCCGCAGCTTTGCGTACTTCCCCATTCCGGGCTAGCGGCGCGCATCGGCGGTGCCGGCGGACTGTGACGCGTCGTACGCTTCGGCAATCCGTTCCACCATGCGGCCGGCCAGCTCACGCTTGGTGCCGCTGCCGAGCTCGGCGGCGTCCTCGGCGGTGAACAGGGTCAGGGTGTTGTCCTCGCGGTCGAAGGCGCGGCCATCGCCGACCAGATTGCCGGCCACCATCTGCAGGCGCTTGCGCGCCAGCTTGCCGCGCGCGTTCTCGGCGAGGTTCTCGGTCTCGGCCGCGAAGCCCACCATGAACAGCGCCGGCTGCTCGCCGCGCAGGCGCTCGAGGATGTCCTCGGTGCGCTCGAGCTCCAGGCTCAGGCTCTCGTCGTGCTTCTTGATCTTCTGCGCGCGCGCCTGGGCGGGGCGGTAGTCGGCCACCGCCGCACAGCCGACGAAGATGTCGGCATCCCGCGCGGCCCGGCTGGCGGTCTCGCTCATGTCGGCCGCG from Algiphilus sp. encodes:
- a CDS encoding PepSY-associated TM helix domain-containing protein; translation: MTGDAAPQRRAAWLRHVTRWHWISSAICLIGMLGFAATGITLNHAAQIGADPRITHRTAELPGPLRASLAEAAPTDRAPLPPALREWLRGALDIRVGGRRADWYDDEIYLDLPRPGGDAWLALDLADGVVEYERTDRGWVSYLNDLHKGRNTGAVWGWFLDAFAVACLVFCITGLLLLQAHGSRRAATWPLVGLGLIVPMVLAILFIH
- the argB gene encoding acetylglutamate kinase translates to MALNADTAMQVAHVLTEALPYIRRFAGRTVVVKYGGNAMENPQQATSFARDITLMKLVGIHPVVVHGGGPQIGQHLEKLGIASRFVNGLRVTDAATMEVVEMMLGGHVNKALVAAINQQGGRAVGLTGKDGGLIRARKLPSEEDIGQVGEVAAIDPEVITHLEAGGFIPVIAPVGVGEDGAAYNINADTVAGKIASVLRAEKLMLLSNIRGVLDTGGNLLTGLDTHEVDALIADGTIHGGMLPKIACALDAVKSGVRAVHIVDGRVEHAVLLELFTDEGVGTLIKA
- the dut gene encoding dUTP diphosphatase, coding for MTEIELRVLDERARIPEYATFGSAGLDLRALLDAPLTLQPGDTELLRTGLSIHIQDPGMAAVILPRSGLGHKHGIVLGNLVGLIDSDYQGELMISVWNRGKTAFTVEPFERVAQLVLVPVVQARFRQVEAFGDSVRGEGGFGSSGRQ
- a CDS encoding type II toxin-antitoxin system HicB family antitoxin, coding for MSIRYELIVYWSDPDQSFVVEVPELPGCMADGATYEDAVANARQVIAEWIDTARELGRTIPEPKGRLAYA